The Streptomyces luteogriseus genome includes a window with the following:
- a CDS encoding beta-N-acetylglucosaminidase domain-containing protein, translated as MGLRRGKRAVALAVAVVAGSLAAPPAATAVPSPPGPAATTPDTPGPDLSVWPRPQSLRANGAPVAVPDEVALITDAQADPPPSSRLRSSRGDPHAVDALRELLRRAGARRITDSAGPGALVVHTRTEPVRAGDRHALPAGGYELSVGAGGVSLTGTGEDGLFHAVQTLRQLVRPDGTIAAALVRDWPGTAVRGITEGFYGTAWTHRQRLAQLDFMGRTKQNRYLYAPGDDLYRQARWREPYPARQRARFRELADRARRNHVSLGWAVAPGQAMCFASDDDVRALTRKLDAMWALGFRAFQLQFQDVSYSEWHCGADADRFGSGPEAAARAQARVANAVARHLAARHPGAAGLSLMPTEYYEDGTTDYRRALAEKLAKGVEVAWTGVGVVPRTITGGELAGAREAFGHPLVTMDNYPVNDYDPGRIFLGPYQGREPAVATGSAALLANAMQQPEASRIPLFTAADYAWNPRSYRPGESWRAAIADLAGGDRRREQALAALAGNDASSVLDDEESAYLRPLTEAYWASRTAGGAGPDGDAARRLREAFTVLRELPRRLSGTGLGPEVAPWSEQLASYGEAGTAALGMLDAQRAGDTAAAWAAYRRLGALRARLESAPVEVGTDVLDPFLQRTQKSYAAWSGIHHEPPRNPGDGRTLRLPRPRTLTAVTALTEPGTEGGVEVHVPGQGWREAGRLDRSGATEVRLGTRADALRVTGPAPSRVHHLIPWFTDSPTVSLGLPRDRADVETGRTERLTARLGSLRPADASGRLTAEAPEGVRVRVPKGELTVRRGATVEVPVEVTVERGAPMRSYDVRLGFAGADRTLTVRAVPPTGGPDLARTGTARSSDDETPDFPASAANDGDPETRWSSPADDGAWWQVELARPARLGRVALHWQDAHPSSYRVQVSPDGRRWRTAAVVRDSRGGRENVPMDERDVRFVRVQGDKRATPYGYSLWSAEAYAVSD; from the coding sequence GTGGGACTGCGGCGTGGGAAGCGGGCCGTGGCCCTCGCGGTCGCCGTCGTCGCCGGGAGCCTCGCGGCCCCGCCCGCCGCGACGGCCGTTCCGTCTCCCCCGGGTCCCGCCGCGACGACCCCCGACACCCCCGGACCGGACCTCTCCGTCTGGCCGCGCCCCCAGTCGCTGCGCGCGAACGGCGCCCCGGTCGCCGTGCCGGACGAGGTCGCCCTGATCACCGACGCGCAGGCGGACCCTCCCCCAAGCTCTCGACTGCGCTCGAGCAGGGGGGACCCCCATGCGGTCGACGCCCTGCGCGAGCTGCTGCGGCGGGCCGGGGCCCGCCGGATCACGGACTCGGCCGGGCCGGGCGCCCTGGTCGTGCACACGCGAACCGAGCCCGTGCGCGCGGGCGACCGCCACGCCCTCCCCGCCGGGGGATACGAGCTGTCCGTGGGCGCGGGCGGCGTCTCCCTCACCGGCACCGGCGAGGACGGCCTCTTCCACGCCGTGCAGACACTCCGGCAGCTCGTGCGCCCCGACGGGACGATCGCGGCGGCTCTCGTCCGCGACTGGCCCGGCACCGCCGTACGCGGCATCACCGAGGGCTTCTACGGCACCGCCTGGACGCACCGGCAGCGGCTGGCGCAGCTGGACTTCATGGGGCGCACCAAGCAGAACCGCTACCTGTACGCCCCCGGCGACGACCTCTACCGGCAGGCCCGCTGGCGTGAGCCCTACCCGGCCCGGCAGCGGGCCCGGTTCCGGGAACTGGCGGACCGGGCGCGCCGCAACCACGTCTCGCTCGGCTGGGCGGTGGCCCCGGGTCAGGCGATGTGTTTCGCGTCGGACGACGATGTGCGGGCGCTGACGCGCAAGCTGGACGCGATGTGGGCGCTGGGTTTCCGGGCGTTCCAGCTCCAGTTCCAGGACGTCAGCTACAGCGAGTGGCACTGCGGGGCGGACGCCGACCGGTTCGGCTCCGGCCCCGAGGCGGCGGCGCGGGCACAGGCCCGGGTGGCGAACGCGGTGGCCCGGCATCTGGCCGCGCGGCACCCCGGCGCCGCCGGTCTGTCCCTGATGCCGACCGAGTACTACGAGGACGGCACGACCGACTACCGGCGGGCTCTGGCGGAGAAGCTGGCCAAGGGTGTCGAGGTGGCGTGGACGGGCGTCGGGGTGGTGCCCCGCACCATCACGGGAGGCGAACTGGCCGGCGCGCGCGAGGCGTTCGGGCACCCGCTGGTCACCATGGACAACTACCCGGTCAACGACTACGACCCCGGCCGCATCTTCCTCGGCCCCTACCAGGGCCGTGAACCGGCCGTCGCGACGGGCTCGGCCGCGCTGCTGGCCAACGCGATGCAGCAGCCGGAGGCGTCCCGCATCCCGCTGTTCACCGCCGCCGACTACGCCTGGAACCCGCGCTCCTACCGGCCCGGGGAGTCCTGGCGCGCCGCGATCGCCGACCTCGCGGGCGGGGACCGGCGCCGCGAGCAGGCCCTGGCCGCGCTGGCCGGCAACGACGCGTCGTCGGTGCTGGACGACGAGGAGTCGGCGTATCTGCGCCCGCTGACCGAGGCGTACTGGGCATCCCGCACGGCGGGCGGCGCGGGCCCCGACGGGGACGCCGCGCGGCGGCTGCGCGAGGCCTTCACCGTGCTGCGCGAGCTGCCCCGGCGGCTGTCCGGAACCGGCCTCGGCCCCGAGGTCGCCCCCTGGTCGGAGCAGCTGGCGTCCTACGGCGAGGCGGGCACGGCCGCGCTCGGCATGCTGGACGCGCAGCGCGCCGGGGACACGGCGGCGGCCTGGGCGGCGTACCGCAGGCTCGGCGCGCTGCGGGCCCGGCTGGAGTCGGCACCCGTCGAGGTCGGCACGGACGTGCTGGACCCCTTCCTGCAGCGGACGCAGAAGTCGTACGCGGCCTGGTCCGGCATCCACCACGAGCCGCCCCGCAACCCCGGTGACGGCCGCACCCTGCGTCTTCCGCGGCCCCGGACGCTGACCGCCGTGACGGCGCTGACCGAGCCGGGCACCGAGGGCGGGGTCGAGGTGCACGTGCCGGGGCAGGGCTGGCGCGAGGCGGGCCGGCTGGACCGCTCCGGCGCGACCGAGGTGCGGCTGGGGACCCGCGCCGACGCGCTGCGGGTCACCGGTCCCGCGCCCTCCCGTGTGCACCACCTCATCCCCTGGTTCACCGACTCGCCCACCGTCTCCCTCGGCCTGCCCCGCGACCGGGCGGATGTCGAGACCGGCCGGACCGAGCGGCTGACCGCCCGGCTCGGATCGCTGCGCCCCGCCGACGCCAGCGGCAGGCTCACCGCCGAGGCGCCCGAGGGCGTCCGCGTCCGGGTGCCGAAGGGCGAGCTGACCGTGCGGCGCGGCGCGACGGTGGAGGTCCCGGTCGAGGTGACCGTGGAGCGCGGCGCCCCGATGCGGTCGTACGACGTCCGGCTGGGGTTCGCGGGAGCGGACCGCACACTCACCGTCCGGGCCGTCCCGCCCACCGGCGGCCCCGATCTGGCCCGCACCGGCACCGCCCGTTCCTCGGACGACGAGACGCCGGACTTCCCCGCGTCGGCGGCGAACGACGGAGACCCGGAGACCCGCTGGTCGTCCCCGGCCGACGACGGCGCCTGGTGGCAGGTGGAGCTGGCCCGCCCGGCGCGGCTCGGCCGGGTCGCGCTGCACTGGCAGGACGCCCACCCCTCGTCCTACCGCGTCCAGGTCTCCCCGGACGGCCGCCGCTGGCGCACCGCCGCCGTCGTCCGGGACAGCCGGGGCGGCCGGGAGAACGTCCCCATGGACGAACGGGACGTGCGCTTCGTGCGCGTCCAGGGCGACAAGCGGGCCACGCCGTACGGGTATTCGCTGTGGTCGGCGGAGGCGTACGCAGTCTCGGACTGA
- the malQ gene encoding 4-alpha-glucanotransferase, whose amino-acid sequence MTAPRPADPPSEDLSRLAVLHGVAPSYSPSPDRSVAASATAVTLTLAALGVDASTPGAIRAALAARERELGERLLPPTVVGWSGSPPAALAALPEGTRLRIDTEQGESRTEADGLPPGVHRLTATTPDGRTATAHLIVAPPRLPTPAGRSHGLLVQLYSLLSSRSWGMGDLGDLAELAGWAGRSLGAGFVQVNPLHAAVPGAPTDPSPYRPSSRRFPDPVHLRVEDIPEAAYVEDPERLRALLERAGRLREAVLHKGALIDRDAVWELKREALELLGEVPLGPGRRAAYCDFLAEQGQALEDHATWCALAEVHGSDWHRWPTGLRDPRSAETTRARNGLMDRVDFWSRLAWLTDTQLAAAQRAGLEAGMPVGIVHDLAVGVHPGGADAWAQQEHFAAGMSVGAPPDAFNARGQDWGLPPWRPDRLAESGYAPFRDLLRALFRYAGALRIDHVMGLFRLWWVPQGHPPTEGTYVRYDAEAMLAVLVLEASRAGALVIGEDLGTVEPGVREALRERGVLGTSVLWFERDWDGDGRPLPPDGWRADCLATATTHDLPSTAARLTGEHVELRDSLGLLTRPLEEERAEAAADAGEWLSLLSRLGLLRGTGGGGDTSSEEAEIEAVHRFLLRTPARMVGVWLPDGVGDRRPQNLPGTWDQYPNWRLPIADAQGRPVTLEDLAASPRLRALMEVLREGGA is encoded by the coding sequence ATGACCGCACCCCGGCCGGCCGACCCGCCCTCCGAGGACCTGTCACGCCTCGCCGTCCTGCACGGCGTCGCCCCTTCCTACAGTCCCTCCCCGGACCGCTCGGTCGCGGCCTCGGCCACCGCGGTCACCCTGACCCTGGCCGCCCTCGGCGTGGACGCGAGCACGCCCGGCGCGATCCGCGCCGCGCTCGCGGCCCGCGAGCGGGAACTGGGCGAACGGCTGCTGCCCCCGACCGTCGTCGGCTGGAGCGGCAGCCCCCCGGCCGCCCTGGCGGCGCTCCCCGAGGGCACCCGGCTGCGGATCGACACCGAGCAGGGCGAGAGCCGCACCGAGGCCGACGGCCTCCCGCCCGGCGTGCATCGGCTGACCGCCACCACCCCCGACGGCCGCACCGCCACCGCCCACCTGATCGTTGCCCCGCCCCGCCTGCCCACCCCCGCCGGCCGCTCCCACGGGCTCCTCGTCCAGCTCTACTCCCTCCTGTCGAGCCGCTCCTGGGGCATGGGCGACCTCGGTGACCTCGCCGAACTGGCCGGCTGGGCCGGCAGGTCGCTGGGCGCCGGATTCGTCCAGGTCAACCCGCTGCACGCCGCCGTGCCCGGAGCCCCCACCGACCCCTCCCCGTACCGCCCCTCCTCGCGCCGCTTCCCCGACCCCGTGCACCTGCGCGTCGAGGACATCCCCGAGGCCGCGTATGTCGAGGACCCCGAACGCCTGCGCGCCCTGCTGGAGAGAGCGGGCCGGCTGCGCGAAGCGGTGCTGCACAAGGGCGCGTTGATCGACCGGGACGCCGTGTGGGAGCTCAAGCGGGAGGCGCTGGAGCTGCTCGGCGAGGTCCCCCTAGGCCCCGGCCGGCGCGCCGCCTACTGCGACTTCCTCGCCGAGCAGGGCCAGGCCCTGGAGGACCACGCCACCTGGTGCGCCCTCGCCGAGGTGCACGGCTCGGACTGGCACCGCTGGCCGACCGGCCTGCGCGATCCGCGCTCGGCCGAGACGACCCGGGCGCGCAACGGCCTCATGGACCGGGTCGACTTCTGGTCCCGGCTCGCCTGGCTCACCGACACCCAGCTGGCCGCCGCGCAGCGCGCCGGACTCGAGGCCGGGATGCCCGTCGGGATCGTGCACGACCTCGCGGTCGGCGTGCACCCCGGCGGCGCCGACGCCTGGGCGCAGCAGGAGCACTTCGCCGCCGGCATGTCGGTCGGCGCCCCGCCGGACGCCTTCAACGCCCGCGGCCAGGACTGGGGCCTGCCGCCATGGCGCCCCGACCGCCTCGCCGAGTCCGGCTACGCCCCGTTCCGTGACCTGCTGCGCGCCCTGTTCCGCTACGCCGGCGCCCTGCGCATCGACCACGTCATGGGCCTGTTCCGCCTCTGGTGGGTCCCGCAGGGCCACCCGCCCACCGAGGGCACCTACGTCCGCTACGACGCCGAGGCGATGCTCGCCGTCCTCGTCCTGGAGGCCTCCCGGGCCGGGGCGCTGGTGATCGGCGAGGACCTCGGCACCGTGGAGCCCGGCGTGCGCGAGGCGCTGCGCGAACGGGGCGTGCTCGGCACGTCCGTGCTGTGGTTCGAGCGCGACTGGGACGGTGACGGCCGTCCGCTGCCCCCCGACGGCTGGCGCGCCGACTGCCTGGCCACCGCCACCACCCACGACCTGCCCTCCACCGCCGCCCGTCTCACCGGCGAGCACGTGGAGCTGCGCGACAGTCTGGGCCTGCTGACCCGGCCCCTGGAGGAGGAGCGCGCCGAGGCCGCCGCCGACGCGGGGGAGTGGCTGTCCCTGCTCTCCCGGCTCGGCCTGCTGCGTGGCACGGGCGGCGGCGGTGACACGTCGTCGGAGGAGGCCGAGATCGAGGCCGTCCACCGCTTCCTGCTGCGCACCCCGGCCCGCATGGTCGGCGTCTGGCTGCCGGACGGCGTCGGCGACCGCCGCCCGCAGAACCTCCCGGGCACCTGGGACCAGTACCCGAACTGGCGCCTGCCGATCGCGGACGCGCAGGGGCGGCCGGTGACGCTGGAGGACCTGGCGGCCTCACCGCGGCTGCGCGCGCTGATGGAGGTCCTCAGGGAGGGCGGCGCATGA